The Chitinophaga pinensis DSM 2588 region ATACGCGATCAATTTCCTGGGCGCCGTATCCTGGTCATTTGAATTTGAAAACCAACCCTGGTTTTACGGATTCAGGGACCTGGCTACCAATGGTGTAGATAAACCGGTGCTCAATGTATTCCGGATGTTTGGTATGATGCGCGGCGACAGGGTCAACGTTTCCTCCAGCCGCATGTATCCATTGGAAACGGTCCTGGATTCCAGTATCAGGGGGCAGCAGACCGAAATCGGCGCATTGGCTTCCAAAGCAGCTCACACAGCAGCGGCAATGGTATGGAATTATCATGATGAAGATAAAAAAGGCCCTGCTGAGCTGGTGAATCTGACTTTTAAAGACGTACCGGCCCAAAAGGTAATCATAAAAACCTATCTTATAGATAGTGATCACAGCAATTCCTACGAAGTATGGAAAAAGATGGGATCTCCACAGCATCCGACTAAAAAGCAGATCAGTACACTGGAAAAAGCAGGAAAGCTACAGATTGTACAGACAATACAAAAAGCAAGCATGAACGGAGAGGTGCAGCTGCCCCTTCGTTTGCAGCGTCAGGCAGTTGCACTAGTGACACTCAGCTGGTAATAACATAAACAGATAGCACCAGGCGGGGATTTAACTGCCAGGCAGCTTGCATAATTCCTTAATAGCTTTCGTGTACTTTGTTAAAGATCGTCCGCTCACTGTACACTACACCAGTAAAAGATAAAATTTATATAGACAGCTGATCAGTTAAGCGGTGGTACCTCTTCACTTTACCAACAGCATAGAGTATTTGCGACATTTGTGAATACAATATTAGCGCAATTATTGATTGCATTTTAAGCAATGTGCACAGGGCGCAAAAACGTGTGCATAGGACGCAAAAACGTGTGCACAGTAGGCTAAAACAGGGTGTCGGGAGTACCTCTTACTATGCTATATTATAAGGTTTTGATATTTGTCATCCTTCGTTTGATGAACGAAGGATGACAAATATCAAAACAATGCCTTTTAAAGGTCATGCTTTTACCTGCTCCATTTGTCTGACAATGGTCCATCCTTCCGGAGTAATACCCATAATCTCAGTAACAACACCTAATGTCTTATAAGTATCAAAAAAGGCCATTCTTGCAATAGGATGATCCACTTCACTGATCACCGCATAGCCCTGTTCGCGCAGGTTACTGGTAATTTGTCCGAAATCGCTGACAGGCAGGCGATATGCAACGTGTTGGATACCTCCCTCAGGCTGACGCTCAAGATAATCATGAAACATACTCTGACCAGAAAGAGGCTGGACCAGTTCAAGAAAGGAACCGCCATTATATGTCTGTGTGGTCAGCCATCCGGCATCCACTACCTTGCCATAATAGGTCATATCCAGATCCTGTGCCCGCACCTGTTCCGGTTGGGGGAATCCGGTAATACCCAATGTATCAGCAAGGAATTTAACAGCGGCAGCTATATCGGGAACTACCCAGCAGATCTGGGCCATTTCAAGTCCGGCAGTTATTTTACTATTCGTAATCATATGTGCTTCTATTTAGATAAACTACAGCACTAAGGTAGAACGTAGAGAGATCTCCGGGGAGGGGTGTCTGCGCCAATATCAGGGTTATTTGCGACTAATTGCCGCAGCTATTTTCTATTTTTCGCTAAGCATATGCGCCAGAATGGGGGCACATTTCTCTTTACAGGGTTGGTAAAATTCTCCGTGTTTCCAGGTAGCAGATTTGGGGGATAAGCCCCACCAGAATTCCGCTAAAGCCAGCGGTTCCAGCTGATGATAAAAAGCATATTGCAGCAGTTTCGGACCGGCACACTCTCCTGCCCCGGCAGGCGGCTGTTTATAGCCCTGGGTAGTAAAAATGTCTACCAGGTTCTTAAAACGACCTGCTTTATTCCTGAAATTATATTCCTCAAAAATCCGGCGTTGCAAAGCGATGGAATGCGTTTTACGCAACTCCTTCAAACGAGTGATCTCTGACTGATTACCCGTAGCATCTGTCACCATCAGGGCAGCTATTTCACTGTTGATTGCTGTCAGGCGGCTCATACCTGCATTGAGAAACCCTCCTTCTTTCATACCATCAAATACAGGGTCGACAAACTTATTATGATGATTTCCGTTGGCCAGCTTTCCGGAGAATGCAGAAAGATACCCTACGGCTCCGTGCTTATTCCTTACCACCAGTACGCCAAACATCTTACCGATCACCGCACCGTTCCCGGCATTGTTCAGGCCGAAATTATGTGTCCATTCATTTTGCTGCTGAAGGTGTTCCTGTAGTGCGGCAGCGGCCATTTTACAAAGGGGATGAATCGTATCGTCCAGGTGGAATACCAGCCCGTCTGCCATCGCTAACGCCCGTTCCTGGTCGTCGAAACGACAGAAGGCAGTGGCTGCTTCCGGAACGGACGGTTCCGTTGCAACTATAGACCGGGCATAATCTCCCGCGACGGCTGTGGTGTTCACGCTAAAGATGGCTTGAAAAGCCGCAAAGTTACGGAATTCCGGCCAGGATATCAGCTAGTCATGCACTGACAGGAAATTACCCGCTACATCAAATACAAAGCGGTAATTACGTCTTGCGGCAGGTATTATGATATACCATTCCTTTAAAGATGCGGCTTTCAGCTGATTGAAATAGACATGATGCGTACCCTCCGCACCTTCAATTCCTTTTGACCTTTCCAGGGCAAAATCATACACCTTCTTTGCCGTACTGAATTTTATTTCATTCAGGGGCATCAACAGGGTTTCAAGTGGAAAATGCCGGTTTGCATTGATCTTAACTGGTTTTTGTATCTCCCAGCGGCCATTGCTATAGGTATATGTATCAACATTCTCCCGTTTATCAGGGTCCTGCAGGTCGACCGATATCATTCCTCCCTGATAATCATAAAAATAGATACCGGCAAGGAAAAACAGTTTTTTCCCTTTAAGATGGGGCATATTATACAATACCTGCTGGATACTGTCAAGCCTTTCTGCATCCTCAAAAATACTGGTGAACACCTGCGCCGAAGCGGTAGACGAAATAACGACAGAGGAGGAAACAGTCACTGAAGAAGACTCTTCGCTATTGACAGGCACTTTTTCTTTTACACCGGATACCGGATGAATCGTTTCCTCGATACTTTTCCGCATCTCTTTACATGACACCAGCAATAAGGCCGTTATCATTACAATCAGTATATTATACACTAAGATCTTCATAGAATACAATTTTCTCAGGTTCTTCGGGTAGAAACATAATCTCCTGGGGGCCGACAGAAAGTTTATGCACATCCAGCAGCGAGACTATCTTCTTATAGTTGATGTGATGATGATTATGCAGCTGGTCGCTATATTCAATTTCAAACTGTATCTGTGGCTGTTCGTTAATATACATGCCGGTCTGCCTGTAATTCAGGATATTACCGGTGGTTTTAATACCATACATGATCATACGAAGTGGTTGTTTCGGATCACCGGAAGCCTTGCTGATCAGGTGCAGTAAGCTGCCTATAAATAAGCCTGCTCCAATGTTAATCAGGGGGACGGAAATCCAGGGATGGAAAAGCGTAAGAAAACGCCAGCCAGCACCCTGACTCTCCTGGCGATAGGAAAAAATCGGGTAAATGATGGCTGTCAGCAGAAAAAAGAAAAAGACGACAACATATAATACTACTATCTTCCTGTTACGTGCGACCTGCATCTGCATCGGCGCCAATGTGGCATCCTTCCCTTGCAGACCCGCCTTCATGTCAATAGTGCTACCCGCTTCAAAGCGTTTCTCAGCGGGCCTGCTATCATTTAACTCATATAACATTTCTACATCCGTTCCTGCCAGGTTCCTGAATGCAAGTCTTAGTTCAAGTACGACACTGCCATCCCCCATAACGCCTTTCTGCATTTTCCCGACAATTTTTGCAGTAATGGAAGTACCTTCCCGGGTGCTTTTCTCCAGGCGTTGTTTATCTGTAAATAGCCGCCGGATCATAAAACGCCCAAATAAAAAGAGCAATGTCAACCAGCTGACCACGCCCAAACCAAGGTAAAAAAAGGCCATTGCGGCACTCTCCTGGGGCTGTCTGTCAACACTGTCAGCCATGTAATACAAAAAAGTGGGCAATACAATTGTAAATGCAAGTGTATAAAGTGACCAGAAAGAAATAGCAAAGCCGGGTTTCATGGCGATATGTTTATCTCATTATCAAAGGTTCATTACCTGTCTTTACAAAGATGGGATGTCATTTTCCAATAACCATCATTCACCTGAATATAGCCGCCCTTAATGGCGTCTACAAAACGACTACAGATAAAACAACTAACTATTAAACAAATAGTTATACATGATTTTGTAGACGCTATTCCGAATTATTTCCGGTTCTTTTTACTACTTTATAGTAATTTGCTGTTATGAAATCCTTATTGTGGCTATTTATTTCTCTGGCCTGGTTCAGCAGTTTTGCGCAAACCGGGACTACTGATAGTCAACAATCAATTGTTGACCACGCCTCCACCGACAAACATGAAAAGGTTGTTTTGTTAATCCGGTCAGCAGAATTTTATCGGGTCAATAAAGACTATACGAAAGCGATAACAAGCAGCCGGGAAAGTATCGCGCTTGCAGCTGGGATAAACAACTTTACGGAGGCCGCCCAGGCTTATCTTGTTTTACTGAACAGCAGGATCAGTGCACAGGAACTGGGGCAGATAAAACAGCTGAGTGATACGCTGCTATTAACGGCCAAAAAAGCGGGAACACCGCTTGCGATGGCTTATGCTTATTATGGACAAGCCCTGGTTTTTAAGACACTCGATCATCCGGAGTCAGTCATGGAATATTGCCAGATGGCCCTGACAGCTCTTGGAAAGAATCCGGCGCCTTATATTGCTGCCAAGATCTATTATCAGTTATATGCTATCCATTCCAACTGGAATAATGGTGATAAAGCCTACTATTATGCGCATCTGGCCATGGAGTATGCTTCAAACACTAACGATTACAACCTTCTCAGCAATTGTTATAATGCCATGTCAACTGCTCATGACTATAGCTATGAAATGCATCATGAGCAGACAGCCCTTGATAGTAGTCTATACTATCTTAATAAATCGGAACAACTTTATACCCGTCATCCGGGACAGGTCAGCAATTATGCCTATGCGATCAGCTGTATTAATCTTGCCAGCTATTACCTGCGGTTTGGAACTCCTTCCGGCAACAAGGCACAATCACAAGGCATTTACTATGCAAACAGGGCAAGAACAGTATTGAAAGACGCGCCCAATAGCCAGGAAGTTATCGCCAGCAGTCTGGGTATACTCAGCGAATATGCCAAACGGGATGGTAAGCCGGCCGATGTCGAGCATTATTTACTGGAAGCCTACCAGGTCATGCAAACACAACAGCCGCCCTATTATTACACCATGATCAACGTAACAAAGGGCCTGGCGAATTTCTATGAAAACCAGGGAAATTACCAACGTGCCTTTCAATTCCAGCAACTCGTCAATGAATACAGCAGCAAAAGCTTCGACCAACAGAAAGCGTTAAAGTCCCAACAGCTTGAGATAGAATACCAGACAGAAAAAGCGAATAATGAAGTGCGCTTTTTAAAAGAAAGGGAGAAAAGTCAGCAACAAAAGAATTGGTTATATATCTGCGTGACCATTGTATCCTTCCTGTTCCTCTTATTCCTGTTCCGCTCTTATCATTTCAGATTACGCTACTCCATACAACGTGCAAAACAGCTGGAACTGGAGAAACTGGATGCCGCACTACAGCTGAAACTTGAAAAAGAGGAACAGGCGAGACTAAAGGCAGAACAACAATTAATGGAGCTGCAACAGCAACAACTGAAAAAAGAAGTAATGGCTAATGTTTTACAACTGGAACATAAAAACCAGGTGTTATACAATCTGAAAGACAAGCTGATAGAAGGAAATGAGGTGAATATGCAGAAAGTACTGAAGGAAGAATTAATACTGGATGATGATTTCGAATTAGCCAAACTACAGATCCAGCAGGTACATGCAGACTTCTTCCCGCAACTGAATGAGAAAGCACAGCGGAAGCTTACATTGCTAGATCTGAAGCTTTGTACATACCTCTATCTTCAGATGGATACACGTCAGATCGCGCAACTCATGCATGTAGAAGCCAAAAGTGTCAGAATGAGCCGCTACAGGATCAAACAAAAACTCGGACTTGAAAAAGACCAGGACCTTCATGTCTTCCTGCAAAGCCTGAAAGAAAATGCA contains the following coding sequences:
- a CDS encoding helix-turn-helix transcriptional regulator; protein product: MKSLLWLFISLAWFSSFAQTGTTDSQQSIVDHASTDKHEKVVLLIRSAEFYRVNKDYTKAITSSRESIALAAGINNFTEAAQAYLVLLNSRISAQELGQIKQLSDTLLLTAKKAGTPLAMAYAYYGQALVFKTLDHPESVMEYCQMALTALGKNPAPYIAAKIYYQLYAIHSNWNNGDKAYYYAHLAMEYASNTNDYNLLSNCYNAMSTAHDYSYEMHHEQTALDSSLYYLNKSEQLYTRHPGQVSNYAYAISCINLASYYLRFGTPSGNKAQSQGIYYANRARTVLKDAPNSQEVIASSLGILSEYAKRDGKPADVEHYLLEAYQVMQTQQPPYYYTMINVTKGLANFYENQGNYQRAFQFQQLVNEYSSKSFDQQKALKSQQLEIEYQTEKANNEVRFLKEREKSQQQKNWLYICVTIVSFLFLLFLFRSYHFRLRYSIQRAKQLELEKLDAALQLKLEKEEQARLKAEQQLMELQQQQLKKEVMANVLQLEHKNQVLYNLKDKLIEGNEVNMQKVLKEELILDDDFELAKLQIQQVHADFFPQLNEKAQRKLTLLDLKLCTYLYLQMDTRQIAQLMHVEAKSVRMSRYRIKQKLGLEKDQDLHVFLQSLKENANGTRSAD
- a CDS encoding VOC family protein; this encodes MITNSKITAGLEMAQICWVVPDIAAAVKFLADTLGITGFPQPEQVRAQDLDMTYYGKVVDAGWLTTQTYNGGSFLELVQPLSGQSMFHDYLERQPEGGIQHVAYRLPVSDFGQITSNLREQGYAVISEVDHPIARMAFFDTYKTLGVVTEIMGITPEGWTIVRQMEQVKA